The Lysobacter enzymogenes genome window below encodes:
- the leuD gene encoding 3-isopropylmalate dehydratase small subunit has product MSAAHAASGFSEVVSHTVVLRERNIDTDQIIPARFLTTTERKGLGKFAFNDWRYLADGSPNPEFELNKPANAGAAILVAGRNFGCGSSREHAPWALTDLGLRAVISSEIADIFRSNSLKNGLLPIVVEQSLLDELLERPGIELRIDVRDRRLHLPDGRSAQFPLDAFAQTCLLEGVDQLGYLLRQLEAIQSFEHRRAAANQSVQEQVHAR; this is encoded by the coding sequence ATGTCCGCCGCTCACGCCGCTTCCGGTTTCTCCGAAGTCGTCTCGCACACCGTGGTGCTGCGCGAACGCAACATCGACACCGACCAGATCATTCCCGCGCGCTTCCTGACCACCACCGAGCGCAAGGGCCTGGGCAAGTTCGCGTTCAACGACTGGCGCTATCTCGCCGACGGTTCGCCGAACCCCGAGTTCGAGCTCAACAAGCCGGCCAACGCCGGCGCCGCGATCCTGGTCGCCGGGCGCAACTTCGGCTGCGGCTCCTCGCGCGAGCACGCGCCGTGGGCGCTGACCGATCTGGGCCTGCGCGCGGTGATCAGCAGCGAAATCGCCGACATCTTCCGCAGCAACTCGCTCAAGAACGGCCTGCTGCCGATCGTGGTCGAGCAGTCGCTGCTCGACGAATTGCTGGAGCGTCCCGGCATCGAGCTGCGCATCGACGTTCGCGACCGCCGCCTGCACCTGCCCGACGGGCGCAGCGCGCAGTTCCCGCTCGACGCCTTCGCCCAGACCTGCCTGCTCGAAGGCGTCGACCAGCTCGGCTATCTGCTGCGCCAGCTCGAAGCCATCCAGTCGTTCGAACACCGCCGCGCCGCGGCCAATCAATCGGTACAGGAGCAAGTCCATGCGCGCTGA
- a CDS encoding ACT domain-containing protein, translating into MRYQLDLTLRQAEGALARVLGAAERRGFRPLSVDGEAQPDGDRWHLRMTVEGDRADTALQSQLAKLYDCLAVEVSPCT; encoded by the coding sequence ATGCGATACCAGCTTGATCTGACCCTGCGCCAGGCCGAAGGCGCCCTGGCCCGGGTATTGGGCGCTGCCGAACGTCGCGGCTTCCGTCCCCTGTCGGTGGACGGCGAAGCGCAACCGGACGGCGACCGCTGGCACCTGCGCATGACGGTGGAAGGCGACCGCGCCGACACCGCGTTGCAGAGCCAGCTCGCCAAGCTTTACGACTGTCTTGCCGTCGAGGTTTCCCCATGCACATGA
- a CDS encoding dihydroxy-acid dehydratase — protein sequence MRSNAIKQGPSRAPARAMLRATGLDDAAIARPLVAVVHTWSDVSPCNITLRDLAQHVRRGVHDGGGTPIEFNTIAVTDGIAMGSDGMRASLASRETIADSIELAVSGHCLDAMVLLVGCDKTIPAAAMAAARLDIPTVILYGGTIMPGHCPSKKNRADDKPLTVQDVFEAVGAHSAGRIDDAELHRIESHACPGAGACGGQFTANTMAMVLTFLGLSPLGYNDVPAIHDDKPETARLCGELVMQRLRDGAPTPRQLITAASLRNAARAVSATAGSTNAALHLLAIAHEAGVDFDLEEFEAAAHTPVIADLKPGGRYTAAEMFEFGGAALVARELKTAGLIEDIPTVTGRSFFQELSEATMAAQQDVVRPVSDPIKPRGGYSIIYGNLAPEGCILKLAGHGREHFEGPARVFDSEEAAFAAVQARQIQAGDIVVIRFEGPTGGPGMREMLAVTAALVGQGLSNDVALITDGRFSGATHGFMVGHISPEAAHGGPIARLREGDRIAIDVATRTLSVAADLAAREPARIAPRVTTGVLAKYARSVGSASRGAVTAPGPLQAPKRIEATLIENAVPEPA from the coding sequence GTGAGAAGCAACGCCATCAAGCAAGGCCCGTCCCGAGCCCCCGCGCGCGCGATGTTGCGCGCCACCGGCCTCGACGACGCGGCCATCGCCAGACCGCTGGTCGCCGTGGTCCATACCTGGAGCGACGTTTCGCCCTGCAACATCACCCTGCGCGATCTGGCCCAGCACGTGCGCCGCGGCGTGCATGACGGCGGCGGCACGCCGATCGAGTTCAACACCATCGCCGTCACCGACGGCATCGCGATGGGCAGCGACGGCATGCGCGCCTCGCTGGCCTCGCGCGAAACCATCGCCGATTCGATCGAACTGGCGGTCTCGGGCCACTGCCTGGACGCGATGGTGCTGCTGGTCGGCTGCGACAAGACCATCCCCGCCGCGGCGATGGCCGCCGCGCGCCTGGACATCCCGACCGTGATCCTCTACGGCGGCACGATCATGCCGGGCCATTGCCCGTCGAAGAAGAACCGCGCCGACGACAAGCCGCTGACCGTGCAGGACGTGTTCGAAGCGGTCGGCGCGCATTCGGCCGGCCGCATCGACGACGCCGAACTGCATCGGATCGAATCCCACGCCTGCCCCGGCGCCGGCGCCTGCGGCGGCCAGTTCACCGCCAACACCATGGCGATGGTGCTGACTTTCCTGGGCCTGTCGCCGCTGGGCTACAACGACGTCCCGGCGATCCACGACGACAAGCCCGAAACCGCGCGGCTGTGCGGCGAACTGGTCATGCAGCGCCTGCGCGACGGCGCGCCGACGCCGCGCCAGCTGATCACCGCCGCGTCGCTGCGCAACGCCGCGCGCGCGGTCTCGGCCACCGCCGGTTCGACCAACGCCGCGCTGCACCTGCTGGCGATCGCGCACGAGGCCGGCGTCGATTTCGACCTGGAAGAATTCGAAGCCGCCGCGCACACGCCGGTCATCGCCGACCTGAAACCCGGCGGACGCTACACCGCCGCGGAAATGTTCGAATTCGGCGGCGCGGCGCTGGTGGCGCGCGAGCTGAAGACGGCCGGTCTGATCGAGGATATTCCGACGGTCACCGGCCGTTCCTTTTTCCAGGAGCTGAGCGAGGCGACGATGGCCGCGCAGCAGGACGTGGTGCGTCCGGTCAGCGATCCGATCAAGCCGCGCGGCGGCTATTCGATCATCTACGGCAACCTCGCCCCGGAAGGCTGCATCCTCAAGCTGGCCGGCCACGGCCGCGAGCACTTCGAAGGCCCGGCGCGGGTGTTCGATTCGGAAGAAGCGGCGTTCGCCGCGGTGCAGGCGCGGCAGATCCAGGCCGGCGACATCGTGGTGATCCGCTTCGAAGGCCCGACCGGCGGCCCGGGCATGCGCGAGATGCTGGCGGTGACCGCGGCGCTGGTCGGCCAGGGCCTGAGCAACGATGTCGCGCTGATCACCGACGGCCGCTTCAGCGGCGCCACCCACGGCTTCATGGTCGGCCACATCTCGCCCGAGGCCGCGCACGGCGGCCCGATCGCGCGGCTGCGCGAAGGCGACCGCATCGCCATCGACGTCGCCACCCGCACCTTGAGCGTCGCCGCCGACCTGGCCGCGCGCGAACCCGCGCGCATCGCCCCGCGCGTGACCACCGGCGTGCTGGCCAAGTACGCGCGCAGCGTCGGCTCGGCCTCGCGCGGCGCGGTCACCGCGCCGGGCCCGTTGCAGGCGCCGAAACGAATCGAAGCGACCTTGATCGAGAACGCAGTACCCGAACCCGCCTGA
- the ilvC gene encoding ketol-acid reductoisomerase, whose translation MTSTASRPKIAVVGYGSQGRAHALNLRDSGFDVTVGLRPGGPTEIKAKADGFTVKTPAEAVAGAELVAVLTPDMVQPQLYREVIEPNIKQGACLLFAHGFNVHYGQISPRADLDVVLVAPKGPGALVRREYEIGRGVPSVYAVHQDTSGRAEEFALTYCAGIGGARQNAIKTTFKEETETDLFGEQAVLCGGATKLVQAGWETLVEAGYQPEVAYYECLHELKLIVDLFYEGGITRMHEFISETAQYGALTRGSYVVDDNTRAQMRKVLTEIQDGTFAKQWIAEYASGNANYKALKRGDLEHPIEAVGKKLRANMKWLDNAPKTAAAAAPAASRGERQEEAA comes from the coding sequence ATGACCAGCACCGCCTCCCGTCCCAAGATCGCCGTCGTCGGCTACGGCAGCCAGGGCCGCGCCCACGCGCTCAACCTGCGCGATTCCGGATTCGACGTCACCGTAGGCCTGCGCCCGGGCGGCCCGACCGAGATCAAGGCCAAGGCCGACGGCTTCACCGTCAAGACCCCGGCCGAAGCGGTCGCCGGCGCCGAACTGGTCGCCGTGCTTACGCCGGACATGGTCCAGCCGCAGCTGTATCGCGAAGTCATCGAACCCAACATCAAGCAAGGCGCCTGCCTGCTGTTCGCGCACGGCTTCAACGTGCACTACGGCCAGATCTCGCCGCGCGCCGACCTCGACGTGGTCCTGGTCGCGCCGAAGGGCCCGGGCGCGCTGGTCCGCCGCGAGTACGAAATCGGCCGCGGCGTGCCGAGCGTCTACGCCGTGCATCAGGACACCAGCGGCCGCGCCGAGGAATTCGCCCTGACCTACTGCGCCGGCATCGGCGGCGCGCGCCAGAACGCGATCAAGACCACGTTCAAGGAAGAGACCGAAACCGATCTGTTCGGCGAACAGGCAGTGCTGTGCGGCGGCGCGACCAAGCTGGTCCAGGCCGGCTGGGAAACCCTGGTCGAAGCCGGCTATCAGCCCGAAGTCGCCTACTACGAGTGCCTGCACGAACTGAAGCTGATCGTCGACCTGTTCTACGAAGGCGGCATCACCCGCATGCACGAGTTCATCAGCGAGACCGCGCAGTACGGCGCGCTGACCCGCGGCAGCTACGTGGTCGACGACAACACCCGCGCGCAGATGCGCAAGGTGCTGACCGAAATCCAGGACGGCACCTTCGCCAAGCAGTGGATCGCCGAGTACGCCTCGGGCAACGCCAACTACAAGGCGCTCAAGCGCGGCGACCTGGAGCATCCGATCGAAGCGGTCGGCAAGAAGCTGCGCGCGAACATGAAGTGGCTGGACAACGCGCCCAAGACCGCGGCCGCCGCCGCGCCCGCCGCGAGCCGCGGCGAACGACAGGAAGAGGCCGCCTGA
- the ilvG gene encoding acetolactate synthase 2 catalytic subunit codes for MNGARWLAQALAAEGVDVLFGYPGGTIMPFYDALHGSDLKHILVRHEQGAAFAANGYARASGRVGVCVATSGPGASNLVTGIADAMLDSVPMVCITGQVATALMGTDAFQELDVFGMTLPIVKHSFLARSVDDLPRMVGEAFRLARSGRPGPVLIDLPKDVQNADASHLPAHAPLPTDPVPAAPDASYHEAAALIAHARKPLIYGGGGISLGDAVESFRAFVEGSQIPAVLTLKGLGALPADHALNLGMLGMHGTRASNLSVQECDLLIVVGARFDDRATGKLAEFAPNARVVHMDLDACEIGKLRHADAGVRGCLRRSLDALTPAITAQLQGRNGGARRAWRDVCLQRKRECAPRYDAPGETVYAPALLKELSERAPQAVVACDVGQHQMWVAQHWRFDNPRKHLTSGGLGAMGFGVPAALGAQLENPEATVICVSGDGSFLMNVQELATIARYRLPVKIVLLDNQALGMVRQWQELFFERRYSEIDLSDNPDFCAIAAAFGIKAMYVDRADSVDEALTYMLDTPGPVLLHVAIDQAANVWPLVPPNHNNAQMMDPEAADADAIVSLTPPSADKENAHAIPA; via the coding sequence ATGAACGGTGCCCGCTGGCTGGCGCAAGCGCTGGCCGCAGAAGGCGTCGACGTGCTGTTCGGTTATCCGGGCGGCACGATCATGCCCTTCTACGACGCCCTGCACGGTTCGGACCTGAAGCATATTCTGGTCCGCCACGAGCAAGGCGCGGCTTTCGCGGCCAACGGCTACGCCCGTGCCAGCGGGCGAGTCGGCGTCTGCGTAGCCACCTCCGGCCCAGGCGCATCCAACCTGGTCACCGGCATCGCCGACGCGATGCTGGACTCGGTGCCGATGGTCTGCATCACCGGCCAAGTCGCGACCGCGCTGATGGGCACCGACGCGTTCCAGGAACTGGACGTGTTCGGCATGACCCTGCCGATCGTCAAGCACAGCTTCCTGGCGCGCAGCGTCGACGACCTGCCGCGCATGGTCGGCGAAGCGTTCCGGCTGGCGCGTTCGGGCCGGCCGGGACCGGTGCTGATCGACCTGCCCAAGGACGTGCAGAACGCCGACGCTTCGCATCTGCCGGCGCACGCGCCGCTGCCGACCGATCCGGTTCCGGCCGCGCCGGATGCGTCGTACCACGAAGCCGCCGCGCTGATCGCGCATGCGCGCAAGCCGCTGATCTACGGCGGCGGCGGCATCTCGCTCGGCGATGCGGTGGAGTCGTTCCGCGCCTTCGTCGAAGGCAGCCAGATCCCGGCGGTGCTGACGCTGAAGGGACTGGGCGCATTGCCGGCCGATCACGCCCTGAACTTGGGCATGTTGGGCATGCACGGCACCCGCGCGTCGAACCTGTCGGTGCAGGAATGCGATCTGCTGATCGTGGTCGGCGCGCGTTTCGACGACCGCGCCACCGGCAAGCTGGCCGAGTTCGCGCCGAACGCGCGGGTCGTGCACATGGACCTGGACGCCTGCGAGATCGGCAAGCTGCGCCACGCCGACGCCGGCGTGCGCGGTTGCCTGCGCCGCTCGCTGGACGCGCTGACCCCGGCGATCACCGCCCAGCTGCAGGGCCGCAACGGCGGCGCCCGCCGCGCGTGGCGCGACGTCTGCCTGCAACGCAAGCGCGAATGCGCGCCGCGTTACGACGCGCCGGGCGAGACGGTGTACGCGCCGGCGCTGCTGAAGGAACTGTCCGAACGCGCGCCGCAGGCCGTGGTCGCCTGCGACGTCGGCCAGCACCAGATGTGGGTCGCCCAGCACTGGCGTTTCGATAATCCGCGCAAGCACCTGACCAGCGGCGGCTTGGGCGCGATGGGTTTCGGCGTGCCGGCCGCGTTGGGCGCGCAGTTGGAGAATCCCGAAGCGACCGTGATCTGCGTCAGCGGCGACGGCTCGTTCCTGATGAACGTGCAGGAGCTGGCGACCATCGCCCGCTACCGCCTGCCGGTGAAGATCGTGCTGCTCGACAACCAGGCCCTGGGCATGGTGCGGCAGTGGCAGGAACTGTTTTTCGAACGCCGCTATTCCGAGATCGACCTGTCCGACAACCCGGACTTCTGCGCGATCGCCGCCGCGTTCGGGATCAAGGCGATGTACGTCGACCGCGCCGATTCGGTCGACGAAGCGCTGACTTACATGCTCGACACCCCCGGCCCCGTGCTGCTGCACGTGGCCATCGACCAGGCCGCCAACGTCTGGCCGCTGGTTCCGCCGAACCACAACAACGCGCAGATGATGGATCCGGAAGCCGCCGACGCCGACGCGATCGTCAGCCTGACGCCCCCGTCCGCCGACAAGGAGAACGCCCATGCGATACCAGCTTGA
- the leuC gene encoding 3-isopropylmalate dehydratase large subunit, with amino-acid sequence MTTPTTLFDKLWTAHLVAPETEAAPAVLYIDLHLIHEVTSPQAFAELDARGLAPRRPDLTKGTLDHSTPTLPAGADGRLPYYTAEAENQVETLRRNCARHGVELFDYDSDYRGIVHVIGPELGLTQPGQTIVCGDSHTATHGAFGALAFGIGTSEVGHVLATQCLLQRKPKTLAINVEGELAPGVGAKDLILHIIGEIGVNGGTGQVIEYRGSTIRALSMDERMTVCNMSIEAGARAGLIAPDATTFEFLAQTPRAPRGGDWDRAVARWSEFKTDDGAAFDREVHIDAAAIKPTLTWGTHPGQVAAIDAHLPQARDADEAKALAYMGFDGGAAMAGRPVDVVFVGSCTNSRLSDLRQAADVLRGRHVHPRVRMLVVPGSEQVKRAAEAEGIDAVVRAAGAEWREPGCSMCIAMNGDLVGAGQLAVSTSNRNFEGRQGKGARTLLASPLTAAACAVAGHVVDPRDYLGDVKEVA; translated from the coding sequence ATGACCACACCCACCACCTTGTTCGACAAACTGTGGACCGCCCACCTGGTCGCGCCCGAAACCGAGGCCGCGCCGGCGGTGCTGTACATCGACCTGCACCTGATCCACGAAGTCACCTCGCCGCAGGCCTTCGCCGAGCTCGACGCGCGCGGCCTCGCGCCGCGCCGGCCCGATCTGACCAAGGGCACGCTCGACCACTCCACGCCGACCCTGCCGGCCGGCGCCGACGGCCGTTTGCCGTACTACACCGCCGAAGCCGAAAACCAGGTCGAAACGCTGCGCCGCAACTGCGCGCGCCACGGCGTCGAACTGTTCGACTACGACAGCGATTACCGCGGCATCGTCCACGTGATCGGCCCCGAGCTGGGCCTGACCCAGCCCGGCCAGACCATCGTCTGCGGCGACAGCCACACCGCCACCCACGGCGCGTTCGGCGCGCTGGCGTTCGGCATCGGCACCAGCGAAGTCGGCCACGTGCTGGCGACCCAGTGCCTGTTGCAGCGCAAGCCCAAGACCCTGGCGATCAACGTCGAAGGCGAGCTGGCGCCAGGCGTCGGCGCCAAGGACCTGATCCTGCACATCATCGGCGAGATCGGCGTCAACGGCGGCACCGGCCAGGTCATCGAATACCGCGGCTCGACCATCCGCGCGCTGTCGATGGACGAGCGCATGACCGTGTGCAACATGTCGATCGAAGCCGGCGCGCGCGCCGGCCTGATCGCGCCCGATGCGACCACCTTTGAGTTTCTGGCGCAGACGCCGCGCGCGCCGCGCGGCGGCGACTGGGACCGCGCGGTGGCGCGCTGGAGCGAATTCAAGACCGACGACGGCGCGGCGTTCGACCGCGAAGTGCATATCGATGCGGCCGCGATCAAGCCGACCCTGACCTGGGGCACCCATCCGGGCCAGGTCGCGGCGATCGACGCGCACCTGCCGCAGGCGCGCGACGCCGACGAAGCCAAGGCGCTGGCCTACATGGGCTTCGACGGCGGCGCGGCGATGGCTGGACGGCCGGTCGACGTGGTGTTCGTCGGCAGCTGCACCAACTCGCGCCTGTCCGACCTGCGCCAGGCCGCCGACGTGCTGCGCGGCCGCCACGTGCATCCGCGCGTGCGCATGCTGGTGGTGCCGGGCTCCGAACAGGTCAAGCGCGCCGCCGAAGCCGAAGGCATCGACGCGGTGGTGCGCGCGGCCGGCGCCGAATGGCGCGAGCCGGGTTGCTCGATGTGCATCGCCATGAACGGCGATCTGGTCGGCGCCGGCCAACTCGCCGTGTCCACCAGCAACCGCAATTTCGAAGGCCGCCAGGGCAAGGGCGCGCGCACGCTGCTGGCCTCGCCGCTGACCGCCGCGGCCTGCGCGGTGGCCGGGCATGTGGTCGACCCTCGCGATTATCTGGGCGACGTCAAGGAGGTCGCGTAA
- a CDS encoding threonine dehydratase, with product MDGDVVRTHTDVGAADLLAAQARLRRYLTVTPLHHAERFGCWLKLENLQRTGSYKVRGALNALLAARERGDHRPVIAASAGNHAQGLAWAAYRLGVNAITVMPRCAPQTKIAGVAHWGATVRLHGDTYDEAKAFAIELAQQHDYRLLSAFDDPDVIAGQGTVGLELAAFSPDVVLVPIGGGGLAAGVALALKSQGVRIIGAQVEGVDSMARALRGDRRLIEPAATLADGVRVKDPGRLTERVLANLLDDVVIVREAELRETLVRLALEEHIIAEGAGALALAAGRRIAAKRKCAVVSGGNVDAGVLAQLLSDVRPRAPRRPRRRNRDTSLSRAGATIEADIYKLANLPPPRAALAASAVASPLSPHRTVTEDIPA from the coding sequence ATGGACGGCGACGTAGTACGCACCCACACCGACGTCGGCGCCGCCGATCTGCTGGCGGCGCAGGCGCGGTTGCGCCGCTACCTCACCGTCACCCCGCTGCACCACGCCGAGCGTTTCGGCTGCTGGCTGAAGTTGGAGAACCTGCAGCGCACCGGCTCGTACAAGGTGCGCGGCGCGCTCAACGCGCTGCTGGCCGCGCGCGAACGCGGCGATCACCGCCCGGTGATCGCCGCCTCGGCCGGCAACCACGCCCAGGGTCTGGCCTGGGCCGCTTATCGCCTCGGCGTCAACGCGATCACGGTGATGCCGCGCTGCGCGCCGCAGACCAAGATCGCCGGCGTCGCCCATTGGGGCGCGACCGTGCGCCTGCACGGCGACACCTACGACGAAGCCAAGGCCTTCGCGATCGAACTGGCGCAGCAGCACGACTACCGCCTGCTGTCGGCGTTCGACGACCCCGACGTGATCGCCGGACAAGGCACGGTCGGCCTGGAACTGGCCGCGTTCTCGCCCGACGTGGTGCTGGTGCCGATCGGCGGCGGCGGCCTCGCCGCCGGCGTCGCGCTGGCGCTGAAATCGCAGGGCGTGCGCATCATCGGCGCGCAGGTCGAAGGCGTCGACTCGATGGCGCGCGCGCTGCGCGGCGACCGCCGCCTGATCGAACCGGCCGCGACCCTGGCCGACGGCGTGCGGGTCAAAGACCCCGGCCGGCTGACCGAACGGGTGCTGGCGAACCTGCTCGACGACGTGGTGATCGTGCGCGAAGCCGAACTGCGCGAGACCCTGGTCCGGCTGGCGCTGGAAGAACACATCATCGCCGAAGGCGCCGGCGCGCTGGCGCTGGCGGCCGGCCGCCGCATCGCCGCCAAGCGCAAGTGCGCGGTGGTGTCCGGCGGCAACGTCGACGCCGGCGTGCTGGCGCAGCTGCTGTCGGATGTGCGACCGCGCGCACCGCGGCGCCCGCGCCGTCGCAATCGCGACACTTCGCTGTCGCGTGCCGGCGCCACCATCGAGGCGGACATTTACAAGCTCGCCAATCTGCCGCCGCCGCGCGCGGCGCTTGCCGCATCCGCAGTCGCCTCCCCCCTTTCCCCGCATCGCACCGTGACAGAGGACATCCCCGCATGA
- a CDS encoding 2-isopropylmalate synthase has translation MNESPGPVIPPITGPTEAPQHVTIFDTSLRDGEQSPGCSMSASQKLRFAHALSELGVDVIEAGFPASSEADLEGVRAIVREVRGSSLATLARCHPGDIEACARALEGAAKPRIHVFISTSPLHRQHKLNLDKQQVLERAVAAVEQARKYVDDVEFSCEDALRTEHDYLVEICSAAIAAGARTLNIPDTVGYTTPSEIRALFEHLRDNVRDAHKAVFSAHCHNDLGLAVANSLAAIEGGARQVECTINGIGERAGNCALEELVMALRVRNAYYNAGTRIDTRRLVPTSRLLSRITGMAVQRNKAVVGQNAFAHESGIHQHGMLKHRGTYEIMAPEDVGWAQSQMVMGRHSGRAALNDRLQALGFSVDEARLNSVFAAFKTLAEKKREVFDADLEALVLGADAKAARGYRLVRAHVSTGVADGSLPTASVQLVDPDGATVSEAAVGDGPVHALFAALARATGIALSIDSYNVSSVTTGDDAQGQASIVARVDGVELTGSGTSTDIIEASALAWLELANRRVRAQRQPEPAAPRKVAATA, from the coding sequence ATGAACGAGTCGCCCGGCCCGGTAATTCCCCCGATTACGGGACCTACCGAAGCGCCCCAGCACGTCACCATCTTCGACACCAGCCTGCGCGACGGCGAGCAATCGCCCGGCTGCAGCATGAGCGCCAGCCAGAAGCTGCGCTTCGCCCATGCCCTCAGCGAACTCGGCGTGGACGTCATCGAGGCCGGCTTCCCCGCAAGCTCGGAGGCCGACCTCGAAGGCGTGCGCGCGATCGTGCGCGAAGTGCGCGGCTCGTCGCTGGCGACCCTGGCGCGCTGCCACCCCGGCGACATCGAAGCCTGCGCGCGCGCGCTCGAAGGCGCGGCCAAGCCGCGCATCCACGTGTTCATCTCGACCAGCCCGCTGCACCGCCAGCACAAGCTCAACCTGGACAAGCAGCAGGTGCTGGAACGCGCGGTGGCCGCGGTCGAGCAGGCGCGCAAGTACGTCGACGACGTCGAGTTCTCGTGCGAGGACGCGCTGCGCACCGAGCACGATTACCTGGTCGAGATCTGCAGCGCCGCGATCGCCGCCGGCGCGCGCACCCTCAACATCCCCGACACCGTCGGCTACACCACGCCGAGCGAGATCCGCGCGCTGTTCGAACACCTGCGCGACAACGTCCGCGACGCGCACAAGGCGGTGTTCAGCGCCCACTGCCACAACGACCTGGGCCTGGCCGTGGCCAACAGCCTGGCCGCGATCGAAGGCGGCGCGCGCCAGGTCGAGTGCACCATCAACGGCATCGGCGAGCGCGCCGGCAACTGCGCGCTGGAAGAACTGGTGATGGCGCTGCGCGTGCGCAACGCCTACTACAACGCCGGCACCCGCATCGACACCCGCCGGCTGGTGCCGACCTCGCGCCTGCTGTCGCGCATCACCGGCATGGCCGTGCAGCGCAACAAGGCGGTGGTCGGCCAGAACGCGTTCGCGCACGAATCGGGCATCCACCAGCACGGCATGCTGAAGCACCGCGGCACCTACGAAATCATGGCGCCGGAAGACGTCGGCTGGGCCCAGTCGCAGATGGTGATGGGCCGCCACAGCGGCCGCGCCGCGTTGAACGACCGCTTGCAGGCGCTGGGCTTCAGCGTCGACGAAGCGCGCCTGAACTCGGTGTTCGCCGCGTTCAAGACCCTGGCCGAGAAGAAGCGCGAAGTGTTCGACGCCGACCTGGAAGCGCTGGTGCTCGGCGCCGACGCCAAGGCCGCGCGCGGCTACCGGCTGGTGCGCGCGCACGTCAGCACCGGCGTCGCCGACGGCAGCCTGCCGACCGCGAGCGTGCAGTTGGTCGATCCCGACGGCGCCACGGTCAGCGAGGCGGCGGTCGGCGACGGCCCGGTGCACGCGCTGTTCGCGGCGCTGGCGCGCGCCACCGGCATCGCCCTGAGCATCGACAGCTACAACGTCTCCAGCGTGACCACCGGCGACGATGCGCAGGGCCAGGCCAGCATCGTCGCGCGCGTGGACGGGGTCGAGCTGACCGGTTCGGGCACCAGCACCGACATCATCGAGGCCAGCGCGCTGGCGTGGCTGGAACTGGCCAACCGCCGCGTGCGTGCGCAGCGGCAGCCGGAGCCGGCGGCGCCGCGCAAGGTCGCCGCGACCGCATGA
- a CDS encoding aminotransferase class IV — protein MSTELLERPEHAQAPAQAAATVRERAPAPSRSIEVPAAQPQIWFDGRFITSDAPEAPLTTHAMHYGTAVFEGIRSYATADGGAAVFRLPEHLERMRKGADMFGIDFDVERAGRAVLDTLRANGHRDAYIRPLTWMGTGTIGLDVDPLTQHLMVATMAKVVHLGGARTRLTVSPWKRNPATSLPPLKLSGAYVNSILAKREAKQRGFDEALFTDDKGYVVECTGANVFMVKNGEVTSVDHRDALPGITRDTMIALSGAASREVTLHELLDADEVFVCGTAAEACAIDVLDRRVFGDNPVTRELSALYSQVVRGQDSRYAHWLTAV, from the coding sequence ATGAGCACCGAACTTCTGGAACGTCCCGAACACGCGCAGGCGCCGGCGCAGGCCGCGGCGACGGTGCGCGAGCGTGCGCCGGCGCCGAGCCGCAGCATCGAAGTGCCGGCCGCGCAGCCGCAGATCTGGTTCGACGGGCGATTCATCACAAGCGACGCCCCCGAAGCGCCGCTGACCACCCACGCCATGCACTACGGCACCGCGGTGTTCGAAGGCATCCGCAGCTACGCCACCGCCGACGGCGGCGCCGCGGTGTTCCGCCTGCCCGAGCACCTGGAACGCATGCGAAAGGGCGCGGACATGTTCGGCATCGACTTCGACGTCGAGCGCGCCGGCCGCGCGGTGCTGGACACGCTGCGCGCCAACGGCCATCGCGACGCCTACATCCGTCCGCTGACCTGGATGGGCACCGGCACCATCGGCCTGGACGTGGATCCGCTGACCCAGCACCTGATGGTCGCCACGATGGCCAAGGTCGTGCACCTGGGCGGCGCGCGCACCCGTCTGACCGTGTCGCCGTGGAAGCGCAACCCGGCCACCTCGCTGCCGCCGCTGAAGCTGTCGGGCGCCTACGTCAATTCGATCCTGGCCAAGCGCGAAGCCAAGCAACGCGGCTTCGACGAGGCGCTGTTCACCGACGACAAGGGCTATGTGGTCGAGTGCACCGGCGCCAACGTGTTCATGGTCAAGAACGGCGAGGTGACTTCGGTCGATCACCGCGACGCGCTGCCAGGGATCACCCGCGACACCATGATCGCGCTGTCGGGCGCGGCCTCGCGCGAGGTGACCCTGCACGAGCTGCTGGACGCCGACGAGGTCTTCGTCTGCGGCACCGCCGCCGAAGCCTGCGCGATCGACGTGCTGGACCGCCGCGTGTTCGGCGACAACCCGGTCACCCGCGAGCTGTCGGCGCTGTACTCCCAGGTCGTGCGCGGACAAGACAGCCGCTACGCCCACTGGCTGACGGCGGTCTGA